In Sinorhizobium mexicanum, one DNA window encodes the following:
- a CDS encoding IclR family transcriptional regulator produces MNAPTKPPARGGKGPAGKRNRLSSVTTAIRLLKAFSEDEAEIGVSALAQRLKVAKSTVHRLAVTLVTEGLLEQNPQTERYRLGVGLFALGTLVRRRMDLSNEARPYLFDLRKLTGETIILGVPSDGEVMHVYDLESPQALAMKSDLGARKPAHCSAVGRAIFAFAPEQAIERLLAGPLQRRTAKTVTDPARLREMLAETRQRGFAIEDEESEPGIRGIAAPVRDSTGAVVGAVGIAGPLQRLSLEALEGYSPALLEAVAAISSRLGYTAAFRERYDLGS; encoded by the coding sequence ATGAATGCACCCACCAAACCACCCGCGCGCGGAGGAAAAGGCCCTGCCGGCAAGCGCAACCGCCTGTCTTCGGTCACGACGGCGATCCGTCTCTTGAAGGCTTTTTCCGAGGACGAGGCCGAGATCGGCGTCAGTGCGCTGGCGCAAAGGCTGAAGGTTGCGAAGAGCACGGTCCACCGTCTGGCGGTGACGCTCGTAACCGAAGGCCTGCTCGAGCAGAACCCGCAAACCGAGCGCTATCGCCTCGGGGTCGGCCTCTTTGCGCTCGGTACGCTTGTCCGCCGGCGCATGGATCTGTCGAACGAGGCGAGGCCATACCTGTTCGACCTGCGCAAGCTGACAGGCGAAACAATCATTCTGGGCGTCCCCTCTGATGGAGAGGTGATGCACGTCTACGATCTGGAAAGTCCGCAGGCTCTGGCGATGAAGTCCGACCTCGGTGCGCGCAAGCCCGCCCATTGCAGTGCGGTCGGACGCGCGATCTTCGCCTTTGCCCCGGAACAGGCGATCGAGCGGTTGCTGGCCGGTCCGCTGCAGCGGCGAACGGCAAAGACCGTCACCGATCCGGCGCGCCTCAGAGAGATGCTGGCCGAGACCCGGCAGCGGGGCTTTGCCATCGAAGACGAGGAAAGCGAACCCGGAATCCGGGGCATCGCTGCTCCGGTACGCGATTCGACCGGCGCCGTCGTCGGAGCTGTCGGCATCGCAGGCCCATTGCAGCGGCTGTCGCTGGAGGCGCTTGAGGGCTATTCGCCCGCGCTTCTTGAAGCGGTCGCGGCCATTTCATCCCGCCTTGGTTACACGGCGGCTTTTCGAGAGAGATACGACTTAGGGAGTTGA